CTCTCCCCCATAAAGCTGCCGACCAAACAAAAGTTCTTAAAATGCAATTCACCCTTTGAATCCCTGCCTGGCGTATTTTATGATTCCCTACCTGATGGATGGGGACGCCTGCTTATGGAACGACTGCTTAGATCCATGGGCATACACCCAAGACAGATTACCCCGCTGGATCGGCTAGCATATGTAGGATTGAACGGACTTGGAACTCTTGAATATGAACCAGCCGTTTCACAACCAGATTCACGAGAATTAAACCTGGATGAAATTGCCGGGTATGCCCACAATATTCTAGAGGAAGAACTTTCCGGAATGCCCAGGGACGTGCTTGAAGCTCTGCTGCATCTGAACGGGTCTTCTGCCGGGGCTAGGCCCAAGGTACTGGTTAACAGATGTTCTGATGGGACCATGAAATGCTTCCCCATGACAAGCGGTGGAGCGCGGGCGTGCCCAGACAATACTTCGGAGCCATGGATGGTAAAATTCCCGAACACTCAAGACGGCAAAGATAGCGGAGCCCTTGAATATGTCTATTCCATCATGGCCTGCAACGCAGGTATCGAAATGCCGGAAACAGACCTTCTGCCTGCCCACAACGGGCCGGGCTATTTCGGAATTAAAAGGTTTGACATATCTGGCATTGAAAGATTTCACATGCATACAGCCTGCGGATTGCTTGAAGCAGACTACCGCACCCCTGCTTTGGATTACGAAGACTTAATAAAACTCACCTACATTCTGACCAGGAACCAACAGGAAGTGGAAAAGGTCTATCGATTAGCGGTTTTCAACGTACTGGCTCACAACCGTGATGACCATGGCAAAAACTTTACCTTCCTGATGGACAAAACCGGTGAATGGTCATTTTCTCCTGCTTATGATCTGACATATTCACATGGCCCCAGCGGGGAACAGTCGACCATGGTAATGGGAGAAGGCAAAAATCCGGGAGAAGAACATCTGCTTGCACTGGCTGCTGTTGCCAATGTCAGTGAGAAAAAAGCTGAACGAATTATCGAACAAGTGCAGGCCAGCTTGTCTGGATTTGAAAAATTGGCTGGTGAGTATGGGGTTTCTGTTGGGTTGAAGAATGAGGTTATCTCTCATCTTAGCTGACCTCTGCAATAAAACATATCTTCTACTCTAGCACCACCCAAAAAAAGAAGGCCAGAACAAAACAGTTCTGGCCTTCGGCATCAAGACTACGCATTGTCAATGTAGTATTCAATTGTAGTGGTTCATACTTGATCTGACAGTCCGCCTTTCTGATGGGACCGAAATTGTCAGTTTAGTTTAAACTTTGGACCTTGTCGTTCCAGAGTTCTCTTCCATCCAGCATAGTTGCCATTGGTGTTCTACCGCAACACATTTTTCCC
This sequence is a window from Marinifilum sp. JC120. Protein-coding genes within it:
- a CDS encoding type II toxin-antitoxin system HipA family toxin; the encoded protein is MSATTSNHERLDVYCNFGMIRHHVGILAQRSGDIYFEYSDDFISTGIELSPIKLPTKQKFLKCNSPFESLPGVFYDSLPDGWGRLLMERLLRSMGIHPRQITPLDRLAYVGLNGLGTLEYEPAVSQPDSRELNLDEIAGYAHNILEEELSGMPRDVLEALLHLNGSSAGARPKVLVNRCSDGTMKCFPMTSGGARACPDNTSEPWMVKFPNTQDGKDSGALEYVYSIMACNAGIEMPETDLLPAHNGPGYFGIKRFDISGIERFHMHTACGLLEADYRTPALDYEDLIKLTYILTRNQQEVEKVYRLAVFNVLAHNRDDHGKNFTFLMDKTGEWSFSPAYDLTYSHGPSGEQSTMVMGEGKNPGEEHLLALAAVANVSEKKAERIIEQVQASLSGFEKLAGEYGVSVGLKNEVISHLS